The DNA sequence GAGTGGAACGAGCGGCTGGGCTGCGTGACGATCACCTACAACGCCCCGCTGAAGAAGTTCATGCTCTGCACCACCAACGGCGGGATTACCGGCGAGGGTACATTCGACACGACGATCCTCGAATCCGACGCGATCACGGGTCCCTACCGCCTGATCGCCCACCTGCCGGCCTTCGGCGCCCAAGCGTACTTCCTGAACTTCCCCAGCAAGTTCATCAGCCCCGACGGGCGCACGGTTTGGCTATGGTACTCGGCCAACTGGCAGCACAAGCTGCCCGCCGACCCGCCCGGTTCGCGCTACGCTCTGTGCGTGGTGGAACTGAAGCTGCTGAAGTAGATCAGTTCTGCTTACCTTCAATGACGCACAGCAGGATGCCGGCGGCGATGGCCAAGCCCGGTTCGATGCGGCCTTTCGCTTCGGGGGCGAAATCCAGGCCGATCTTCATCACGAAGGGATTGAAGTTCTGCTTGAAGGTCATCACGTGGTCGTCGCCGATGGTGCCGCGGTATTTCTGCGGCAGGATCATCGCCGCAAAATCGACCGCGCGGCGAATCAGCGCCAGGGCGGTGCTGTCCTCGACGATCTTGCCGACCTCGTTGTCCTGAGCGTCGAGGATCTGCCACTCGTCACGCATGATGCTCTTGAGCCCGCGGCGGCGCAGGGCGCCGAGCTTGCGCCCGCTGGCCGACTCGACCACGTCATAGGCGCTGGAGAAGTCGATGATCTTCCGCGCCTTGATCTGCATCAGCTCGTCGGCCCGCTGCTCGTCGCGGTAGACGCGGATGTCTTCCTTGAGCTTAAAGGCCTTCACATGCACGAAAGCCGCCAGAACGCCCTGTTCGTCGGTCACGTGTACCTTGGCGCCGGCGAACGTCAGCACCTTCCTGCGAAGCTGATACCCGCTGTACTCGAACATGCGATATCTCCTTTTGTACCGGGTGCCATGGCGGGCGTTTCTCAGCCGCCATGTCCCTGACTGTCGGTCAAAAACGAAAACCTGCCACAGAGATCACAAAGACCACAAAGAAACAAGAGGCATAGAGTCTCGTCTTCTTCGCCTTATCTTCGTGTTCTTAGTGCCCTTTGTGGCAAAGTTTTTACACGTCGCGCGGGTCGGCGATGTGTCCGGCGACCGCGCTGGCGGCGGCGGTCAACGGGCTGGCGAGATACACGCCCGCTTCCTTATGGCCCATGCGGCCGGGGAAATTGCGGTTGGTCGTCGCCACCACGGTGATCGGCTCGTTGGCCCGCCCGAAGGTGTCGCTGGGCCCGCCCAGGCACGCGGCGCAGCCGGCCTGTCCGATGTTACACCCGGCGGCTGCGAAGATCTCTCGCAGCGTCTTGTTGCCCACTTTGCAGCGGTCGAGGTCCTGGTCGGTCTCGATGGTCGCCGGCACGATGAACGTGGGCACCTTGACCTTGCGTCCGGCCAGCACGCCGGCGGCGGCCATGAAGTCGGCGATCTTGCCGCCGGTGCATGAGCCGATGTACGAGCGGTCGATCTTGACGGACGAGACCTCTCGCGCCAGCGCTCGCTTGTCGGGCGAGTGCGGACACGCCACGGTGGGCTCGAGTTTGTCGGCGTCGAGTTCCATCACCGAGGCGTACTTGGCGCCGGAGTCGCTTATGACAGCCTGGAAGGGCTTGTCGGTGCGACCCTTGACGAAGGCGGTGGTCTTCTTGTCGGCGGCGATGATCCCGTTCTTGCCGCCGGCCTCGATGGCCATGTTGCAGATCGTGCAGCGTTCGTCGATGTCCAGGGCCTCGATGGCCGAGCCGGCGAACTCCATCGCGCAGTAGTTGGCGCCGTCAACGCCGATGCGCCCGATGATGTCGAGGATCAGGTCCTTGGCCATGCAGTATGCCGGCAGCGTGCCATGCACGACGAACTTCATGCTCGCGGGCACCTTGAGCCAGAGCTTGCCCGTGCCCATCACGAATCCGGCCTCGGTGTTGCCGATGCCCGTGGCGAACTCGCCGAAGGCCCCGTGCGTGCAGGTGTGGCTGTCGGTGCCCAGCAGCAGCTCGCCGGGGCGCGTGTGGCCCATCTGCGGCAGGGCGACGTGACAGACGCCGCGGTAGGGCGTGTTGGCGGCGTCCTTGTACGGGGCGGGGCAGCCGGTCAGGCCGCTCTTGACGAAGTCGGCGTCGTAGAAATGCTTGAGGCCCTGGCTGTGCGCGAAGGCCCGCAGGATCTCGACGTTGCGATGCGCCTTGGGGTCGGCGGTGAAGATATAGTGGTCGGGAATGATGACGACCTTCTCGGCGTCCCAGACGCGGGCGGTCTTGCCGAACTCGGTCTGGAAGATGCCGATGGTCCCTGGCCCGCAGACGTCGTGCGTCATCAGCACGTCGACATCGCACCAGATGTTTTCACCAGGAGTAACGCTGCTGCGACCCGCGTGGCGGGCCAGGATCTTTTCTGTAATGGTCATGGACATAATCGATTTCCAATTTCCAACCTGCCTTCCGGCAGGCAGGTTGGCAATTTCCAATTGAACAGCCCCTATGCTAAGGTCTGGAGGCTGGGATATCAACGCGCAGAGACTGCCTTTCCGGCCATTGCTCATTGCCCCAGCGGGATGACTTCTTCTTTGACGAAGTGCAGCCATGCGAAAGCGGGACGTGCGGCAGGGTCTTCAAAATGACAGTTGATCGCGTCGCGAACTTCATCCCGTAGATGAACAAGAGTATCCGCTTCTGCAAAAATGGAATAGTCTGCCGCACGCGCGTGGAGGCCCTGCTCATCCTCCTGCACGATGAAAAGCAACTCCGTCATGCGTACAGCAGACGCCGCCCTTTAGGAGCGGGAACGGGATCATTGAACTCGCGGGCAGTCTCGATCCACAATTCCATCGCTGCTCGCATGTTCTTGAGAGCATCTTCGTGGCTATCGCCATGCGCCATGCATCCAGGCAATTCCGGAGCTTCCGCGATAAACGCGTTATCTTCCTGGCTCCAGTAGATGATGATTTCGTATTTATCCATCCGATCCCTCACCCGCGAGCCGATGCTCCGTTATCACTCTGCGAACCTGCCTTACCTGACAGGGTTTGGCTTTGCCTGACTCACTCTGAAGGTTAATCATAACAGGAACACCCGCCTTTCGGAAGACATGATGGCTTCCTCGTGTTCGTTCCTCAAATCCGAG is a window from the Planctomycetaceae bacterium genome containing:
- a CDS encoding aconitase/3-isopropylmalate dehydratase large subunit family protein — its product is MSMTITEKILARHAGRSSVTPGENIWCDVDVLMTHDVCGPGTIGIFQTEFGKTARVWDAEKVVIIPDHYIFTADPKAHRNVEILRAFAHSQGLKHFYDADFVKSGLTGCPAPYKDAANTPYRGVCHVALPQMGHTRPGELLLGTDSHTCTHGAFGEFATGIGNTEAGFVMGTGKLWLKVPASMKFVVHGTLPAYCMAKDLILDIIGRIGVDGANYCAMEFAGSAIEALDIDERCTICNMAIEAGGKNGIIAADKKTTAFVKGRTDKPFQAVISDSGAKYASVMELDADKLEPTVACPHSPDKRALAREVSSVKIDRSYIGSCTGGKIADFMAAAGVLAGRKVKVPTFIVPATIETDQDLDRCKVGNKTLREIFAAAGCNIGQAGCAACLGGPSDTFGRANEPITVVATTNRNFPGRMGHKEAGVYLASPLTAAASAVAGHIADPRDV
- a CDS encoding 2-oxoisovalerate dehydrogenase — encoded protein: MTELLFIVQEDEQGLHARAADYSIFAEADTLVHLRDEVRDAINCHFEDPAARPAFAWLHFVKEEVIPLGQ
- a CDS encoding type II toxin-antitoxin system HicB family antitoxin yields the protein MDKYEIIIYWSQEDNAFIAEAPELPGCMAHGDSHEDALKNMRAAMELWIETAREFNDPVPAPKGRRLLYA